One genomic window of Psychrobacillus sp. INOP01 includes the following:
- a CDS encoding SDR family NAD(P)-dependent oxidoreductase, which translates to MELGLSGKVAIVTGSSKGIGLQTALQLVQEGANVVLCARGEEELKEAAAFIKSETGTEVLIAPADITKEDACKEIVQKTVDRYGRIDILVNNAGTSSANPFESVDTDLWQTDLDLKLFGAIHTSKAALPYMRKVGGGAIVNVTAVLGKTPPANSLPTTVSRAAGMALTKAMSKDLGKDNIRVNTVCIGLIRSNQIELKWKKEAPELTWEEYSRNVVGPSVPLQRIGETAEAANVITFLVSDAASYVTGTSVNIDGGSGGTL; encoded by the coding sequence ATGGAATTAGGGTTATCAGGAAAAGTAGCGATAGTAACTGGTTCAAGTAAAGGGATAGGTTTACAAACTGCTTTACAATTAGTCCAAGAAGGAGCTAATGTAGTTCTTTGCGCACGTGGAGAAGAAGAATTAAAAGAAGCAGCAGCGTTCATTAAAAGTGAAACTGGAACAGAGGTATTAATTGCTCCTGCTGATATTACAAAAGAGGATGCGTGTAAAGAAATTGTTCAAAAAACAGTAGATCGTTATGGACGTATTGATATTTTAGTTAATAATGCCGGTACTTCGTCCGCGAATCCTTTTGAATCAGTTGATACAGATTTATGGCAAACAGATTTAGACTTAAAATTATTTGGAGCAATACATACTTCAAAAGCCGCTCTACCATATATGAGAAAAGTAGGCGGGGGAGCGATTGTGAACGTAACGGCAGTTTTGGGGAAAACACCGCCTGCCAATTCTTTACCAACGACAGTTAGTCGAGCAGCTGGTATGGCATTGACTAAAGCTATGAGTAAAGATTTAGGAAAAGACAATATTCGTGTTAATACAGTTTGCATTGGCCTAATCAGAAGTAATCAAATCGAATTAAAATGGAAAAAAGAAGCTCCTGAACTTACTTGGGAGGAATATTCAAGAAATGTAGTTGGCCCTTCGGTTCCACTCCAACGAATTGGTGAAACAGCAGAAGCAGCAAATGTCATTACTTTTTTAGTCTCAGATGCAGCATCTTATGTTACTGGAACATCTGTAAACATCGACGGTGGATCTGGTGGAACACTTTAA
- the hpaB gene encoding 4-hydroxyphenylacetate 3-monooxygenase, oxygenase component — protein sequence MPAITGKQYIDRIDQLKTDVWIDGKPVTGNISEHPAFKGIIKSQAALYDLQHHKDLICVLTYLSPISKNRIGMSYLQPKTKEDLVARREMVQHWAKSNNGLMGRSPDYMNTTLMALASSVHLLQDQKNCFPDNLQSFYEYARENDISMTHTFIEPQVNRTLLYVERSNEPIAAKIIDRNEDGIIVKGARLLATQGGITDELLVIAAGGKVEEDNSFAFSIPSNTKGLRFICRESFVGGDSSFNYPLSSKYEEMDSVVVFDNVLVPWERVFYYDNIHISNNFMKSNSFLPFTLHQVVSRQIIKTEFILGIVQLIIDAINIDEYQHVQEKASEIIIALETMKALVIKSEVEAQIDKGGWMQPDRATLQIAMNVFPHIYPRFTEIIQLLGASGLMSIPTESAFQSPIKNELNHYLQSSEDIGEDRVKLFRLAWDLTMSAFGTRQTLYERFFFGDPVRLASQLYYSYDMDEYVQRVKNILE from the coding sequence ATGCCGGCTATAACGGGGAAACAGTATATTGATCGGATTGACCAGTTGAAAACGGACGTTTGGATAGACGGAAAGCCTGTCACAGGGAATATTTCGGAGCATCCTGCGTTTAAAGGAATTATCAAAAGTCAGGCAGCATTATATGATCTGCAGCATCATAAAGACTTAATATGTGTTCTAACGTATTTGTCACCAATTAGCAAAAACCGGATAGGTATGTCGTATTTGCAGCCGAAGACAAAAGAGGACTTAGTGGCAAGACGTGAAATGGTACAGCACTGGGCTAAATCGAATAATGGATTAATGGGAAGAAGTCCAGATTATATGAACACAACATTAATGGCTTTAGCTTCATCCGTTCATTTGTTGCAGGATCAAAAGAACTGTTTTCCAGATAATCTGCAATCATTTTATGAATACGCAAGAGAAAATGATATCTCCATGACCCATACTTTTATAGAACCACAAGTAAATCGAACACTACTGTATGTGGAGCGTTCGAATGAACCGATTGCCGCAAAAATAATAGATAGGAACGAAGATGGAATCATAGTAAAAGGTGCACGACTCCTTGCGACACAAGGTGGAATAACGGATGAATTATTAGTAATCGCAGCAGGAGGGAAAGTAGAAGAGGATAATAGTTTCGCATTTTCCATACCTAGTAATACAAAAGGGTTAAGGTTCATATGTAGAGAATCATTTGTTGGAGGGGATTCCTCTTTTAACTATCCATTAAGTTCGAAATATGAAGAAATGGATAGCGTTGTAGTGTTTGATAATGTCTTAGTTCCCTGGGAGCGCGTATTTTATTATGATAATATCCATATATCAAATAATTTTATGAAGTCGAACTCGTTCCTACCCTTTACACTTCATCAAGTAGTATCTAGGCAAATTATAAAAACCGAATTCATACTGGGGATTGTCCAATTAATTATCGATGCCATTAATATTGATGAATACCAGCATGTGCAAGAAAAAGCATCTGAAATAATCATAGCTCTGGAGACGATGAAAGCATTAGTGATAAAATCAGAGGTAGAGGCCCAAATAGACAAAGGGGGTTGGATGCAACCAGATCGCGCCACATTACAAATTGCAATGAATGTATTTCCACACATTTATCCGAGGTTTACGGAAATCATTCAGCTCTTAGGTGCGAGTGGATTAATGTCCATCCCAACCGAAAGTGCATTTCAATCACCTATTAAAAACGAGTTAAATCATTACTTACAATCCAGTGAGGACATTGGAGAGGACCGTGTGAAACTTTTTCGATTAGCATGGGACTTAACGATGAGCGCTTTTGGCACAAGACAAACTCTATACGAACGTTTTTTCTTCGGGGATCCTGTCCGACTTGCTAGTCAGCTATACTATTCCTATGATATGGATGAATATGTGCAACGAGTGAAAAATATATTGGAATGA
- the ileS gene encoding isoleucine--tRNA ligase, producing the protein MSMHEVKESKVEREQRIREYWQNNNTFEKSVQNREEATPFVFYEGPPTANGLPHVGHALGRTIKDVVARYKTMQGYKVKRKAGWDTHGLPVELGVEKQLGISGKQDIENYGIEDFVKKCKESVFTYERVWRSFTEELGYWVDMDNPYLTLSNDYIESVWNILSKVHRDKLLYKGHRVSPYCPSCQTSLSSHEVAQGYKDVKDLSATVKFKLANVNEFFLGWTTTPWTLPANVALAMNPSLVYVRAKVEDEIYIVAKSLVPAVLGEKAIILSEHSGDEFDGVPYLPPFHYVDVPKGHLVVLADYVTETSGTGIVHIAPAYGEDDYRTVQQNGLSFVNVVDQRGCYTEVVTDLEGKFVKDCDVEIIKLLSTKGLLFHKEKYEHSYPHCWRCDSPLLYYATDSWFIKMSALKEQLVENNEKVNWYPDHIKNGRFGNFLENVVDWNISRNRYWGTPLNVWICSTCGNEEAPTSVASLARLASQPLPGNLELHKPYIDAVICTCPKCSGEMLRTPEVIDVWFDSGSMPFAQHHYPFGDNKQFNEQFPADVVIEGIDQTRGFFYSLLAVSTLFTGKAPYKNVLSLGHVLDEQGQKMSKSKGNALDPLELMHQYGADALRWALLVDSSPWNPKRFSTKIVQEASSKLLDTLDNLYKFYSLYANIDQFSFDTTKPGNQTKMDRWILSRLNSTIQRVTIYMDDYQFTQATREIAELVEEVSNWYVRRSRQRFWATGFSEDKRAAFNTLYYVLSNVSKLVAPFSPYIAEDIHLKLHNNSVHLRDYPKHDSSLIDGKLEDDMNAVLKIVELGRSIRSSYNLKVKQPLAEMVICTNLSNESLKDFGSIIQDELNIKVLTWVTDLNELEEISFKLNFKVAGAIFGKNVNNVKKYVENLTATQKQLLLSKGSIPIVISNESYELLKEHVITETHVKEGYAFVEDGIYKVLINTKLTSELLEEGLIRDFIRIIQDTRKKYNYPIEKYINLSINCSEDSKSLIQRFEFLIKSNVLVHNIQFVSELVTESAITVMLNNQEVTLNMQLE; encoded by the coding sequence ATGAGCATGCATGAAGTAAAAGAAAGTAAAGTAGAACGGGAACAAAGAATACGTGAGTATTGGCAAAACAATAATACCTTCGAAAAATCTGTACAAAATCGGGAAGAGGCTACACCATTTGTCTTTTATGAAGGTCCACCAACAGCAAATGGACTTCCACATGTAGGCCATGCACTCGGAAGAACGATTAAAGATGTCGTAGCTCGCTATAAAACTATGCAGGGATACAAAGTAAAGCGAAAGGCAGGATGGGACACACATGGTTTACCAGTTGAACTAGGGGTGGAGAAACAGCTAGGAATCTCAGGTAAACAAGATATCGAAAATTATGGTATTGAGGATTTTGTTAAGAAATGCAAGGAAAGTGTATTCACATATGAAAGAGTTTGGCGTTCCTTTACGGAGGAACTAGGTTATTGGGTAGACATGGATAACCCTTATTTAACATTAAGTAACGATTATATTGAAAGTGTATGGAATATTTTAAGTAAAGTGCATCGCGATAAATTGCTCTACAAAGGTCATCGTGTGTCACCTTATTGTCCTAGCTGCCAAACATCCCTGAGTTCACATGAAGTGGCGCAAGGTTATAAGGATGTGAAAGATCTCTCAGCCACTGTTAAATTTAAACTCGCAAATGTTAATGAATTTTTTCTCGGTTGGACTACAACGCCTTGGACGTTACCAGCTAACGTAGCGCTTGCTATGAATCCTTCTCTTGTTTATGTCCGAGCTAAGGTAGAAGATGAAATATATATAGTTGCAAAATCATTAGTTCCTGCTGTATTAGGAGAAAAAGCTATCATCCTAAGTGAACATTCAGGAGACGAATTTGATGGTGTTCCTTACCTTCCTCCATTCCATTATGTAGACGTACCAAAAGGGCATCTTGTCGTGTTAGCAGATTATGTAACAGAAACGAGTGGTACAGGGATTGTGCATATTGCCCCGGCATATGGTGAGGATGATTATCGAACAGTGCAACAAAATGGACTTTCCTTTGTAAATGTCGTGGATCAGCGAGGGTGTTATACAGAAGTAGTCACGGATTTAGAGGGTAAATTTGTGAAAGACTGTGACGTTGAGATTATTAAGCTATTATCGACCAAGGGGTTACTATTTCATAAAGAGAAATATGAACATAGCTATCCCCATTGTTGGCGATGTGATTCTCCACTTCTTTATTATGCAACGGACAGTTGGTTCATCAAGATGTCAGCATTAAAAGAGCAACTAGTTGAAAATAATGAAAAGGTTAATTGGTACCCTGATCACATTAAAAATGGGCGCTTTGGTAATTTCTTAGAAAATGTAGTGGATTGGAATATAAGCCGTAATCGTTACTGGGGAACCCCTTTAAACGTGTGGATTTGCTCAACTTGTGGAAACGAAGAGGCACCGACAAGTGTTGCATCTTTAGCCAGACTCGCATCTCAGCCATTACCGGGAAATTTAGAGTTGCATAAGCCATATATAGATGCCGTTATCTGTACTTGTCCAAAATGTAGTGGGGAGATGCTACGTACGCCTGAAGTAATAGATGTATGGTTTGATAGCGGATCGATGCCTTTTGCACAGCATCATTATCCATTTGGTGATAATAAACAATTTAACGAACAGTTCCCAGCGGATGTAGTGATAGAAGGAATTGACCAAACTAGAGGTTTCTTCTATAGCTTACTAGCGGTTTCAACACTTTTTACAGGAAAGGCACCTTATAAAAATGTATTATCACTTGGCCATGTATTGGATGAACAGGGACAGAAAATGTCAAAAAGCAAAGGTAATGCATTAGATCCACTCGAATTAATGCATCAGTACGGTGCCGATGCATTGCGCTGGGCATTATTGGTCGATAGTTCTCCATGGAATCCAAAACGTTTTTCAACAAAGATTGTCCAAGAAGCGAGTTCAAAGCTACTTGATACGCTTGATAATTTATATAAATTTTATTCACTATATGCAAATATTGATCAGTTTTCCTTTGATACAACAAAACCCGGTAACCAAACAAAAATGGACCGATGGATTCTTTCGCGGTTGAATAGTACGATTCAAAGGGTAACAATATATATGGATGATTATCAGTTTACCCAAGCTACTCGTGAAATCGCTGAGTTAGTAGAGGAAGTAAGTAATTGGTATGTACGTCGGTCAAGACAACGGTTTTGGGCAACAGGTTTTTCTGAGGATAAGCGTGCAGCCTTTAATACGTTATACTACGTATTAAGTAATGTTAGTAAGTTAGTTGCGCCGTTCAGTCCTTATATCGCAGAGGATATTCATTTAAAATTACACAATAATAGCGTTCATCTACGGGACTACCCAAAACATGACAGTAGTTTAATCGATGGAAAATTAGAGGATGATATGAATGCTGTATTGAAGATCGTTGAGTTAGGTCGCAGTATCCGTAGTTCATATAACTTGAAAGTGAAACAGCCACTAGCTGAAATGGTCATTTGTACAAACTTATCCAACGAAAGCTTGAAGGACTTTGGCTCCATTATTCAAGACGAATTAAACATAAAAGTATTAACTTGGGTAACAGATTTAAATGAATTAGAAGAAATTTCGTTTAAGTTAAATTTCAAAGTAGCTGGTGCTATATTTGGTAAAAATGTGAATAATGTAAAAAAGTATGTGGAGAATTTAACAGCTACCCAAAAACAATTATTGTTATCAAAAGGAAGTATACCAATAGTTATTTCAAATGAATCCTATGAATTATTAAAGGAGCATGTAATTACAGAAACCCATGTAAAAGAGGGCTATGCATTTGTAGAAGATGGTATTTATAAGGTACTTATTAATACGAAGTTAACCTCTGAGTTATTAGAAGAAGGACTGATTCGTGATTTTATACGAATCATTCAGGACACACGTAAAAAGTATAATTACCCAATTGAAAAATATATCAACCTTTCAATAAATTGTAGCGAAGATTCCAAATCATTAATCCAGCGCTTTGAATTTTTAATAAAATCAAATGTCTTAGTCCATAATATACAGTTTGTTTCAGAGCTTGTAACTGAATCAGCAATAACTGTTATGTTGAATAACCAAGAAGTAACCCTTAACATGCAGTTAGAATAA
- a CDS encoding AAA family ATPase, translating to MFFVQMSGFPGSGKSTLARQIFKRTGAVIIDHDIVKSALLHSIEEGVIDLNLAGKISYNIDWSLIEFHLSQGQDVIFDSPCLYQEMIDKGTSLSKKYNVKYKYVECYLNDIHETNSRLKNRERMISQIIEIKSEIAFKSTIENSKKPWGYKYMTVDTGQPLESYIQDVMNYIYE from the coding sequence ATGTTTTTTGTACAAATGTCTGGCTTCCCAGGCTCCGGTAAATCCACTCTTGCACGACAAATTTTTAAAAGAACTGGAGCAGTTATCATTGATCATGATATTGTAAAATCGGCTTTATTACATTCTATAGAGGAAGGTGTTATTGATTTAAATCTTGCTGGTAAGATTTCATACAATATTGATTGGTCTTTAATTGAATTTCACTTATCACAAGGACAAGATGTAATATTTGATAGCCCTTGCTTATATCAAGAAATGATTGATAAAGGAACATCTTTATCTAAAAAATATAATGTGAAATATAAATATGTAGAGTGCTATCTTAACGATATTCATGAAACTAATTCTAGGTTAAAAAATCGTGAAAGAATGATAAGCCAAATAATAGAAATAAAGTCTGAAATAGCTTTTAAATCCACGATTGAAAATAGTAAAAAACCATGGGGATATAAGTACATGACTGTTGATACTGGACAACCATTAGAAAGTTACATCCAAGATGTAATGAATTATATATACGAATAG
- a CDS encoding sigma-70 family RNA polymerase sigma factor → MIDEDKLERLMQQYTKELLRVSYYYTHNMHTAQDIVQEVYIRFYHKQIALFDEEMKPYLLRMVINQSKDYLKSWHYRKMKIVEKMFSQSSNDTNHLIQKEEEDEISEAIFSLPLKQRETITYYYFEGYTTREISYLLKVPESTIKSRLNKARERLREQLKNADWEALLNG, encoded by the coding sequence TTGATAGACGAAGATAAATTAGAGCGGCTCATGCAGCAATATACAAAAGAATTGCTTCGTGTGAGTTATTATTACACGCACAATATGCATACAGCGCAAGATATTGTACAGGAAGTGTATATTAGGTTTTATCATAAACAAATTGCATTATTCGATGAGGAAATGAAGCCTTACTTGTTGAGGATGGTTATTAATCAATCAAAGGATTACTTAAAAAGCTGGCATTATCGGAAAATGAAAATAGTCGAAAAAATGTTCTCGCAATCCAGTAATGATACAAATCACCTCATACAGAAAGAGGAAGAGGATGAAATTAGTGAAGCTATTTTCTCTTTACCACTAAAACAACGGGAAACCATTACCTACTATTATTTTGAAGGATATACGACAAGAGAAATTTCCTATTTGTTAAAAGTACCTGAAAGTACGATTAAATCTCGACTAAATAAAGCAAGAGAACGTTTAAGAGAACAATTAAAAAATGCAGATTGGGAGGCGCTATTGAATGGCTAA
- a CDS encoding LysM domain-containing protein, producing MNNFSNGGFIYIVQPGDNYWRIAQRFNTTPENIFTVNRGVNPYSLLVGQHIFIPVSQTAIQNVGRNECINQSAVDLMNDNRSLWEEHVAWTRMAIISLTFNLPDVDFVIARLLKNATDMGEMIRPLYGDAAADRYAELIKEHLTFAADLVKATLAKDQEAARIAEQKWYANADEIAVFLNSINPYLLEEDVREMFYHHLDLTKQEAVYMINKDYQKDIEVYDKIEEQAREMADTISKAMIRLYPNMFMK from the coding sequence ATGAATAATTTTTCAAATGGCGGATTTATCTATATTGTTCAACCTGGAGATAATTATTGGAGAATCGCACAGAGGTTTAATACAACTCCAGAGAATATTTTTACTGTTAATCGAGGTGTTAATCCGTACTCCCTTTTAGTAGGACAACATATTTTCATCCCAGTTTCACAAACAGCTATTCAAAATGTAGGACGAAACGAATGTATTAATCAGTCAGCAGTGGATCTAATGAATGATAATCGTAGTTTGTGGGAGGAGCATGTGGCATGGACTAGAATGGCGATTATAAGCCTTACATTTAACCTGCCAGACGTAGATTTTGTCATCGCACGTCTCTTGAAAAATGCGACAGATATGGGAGAAATGATTCGACCATTATATGGGGATGCTGCAGCTGACAGGTATGCAGAACTAATTAAGGAACATCTTACTTTTGCAGCTGATTTAGTAAAAGCAACGTTAGCTAAGGACCAGGAAGCAGCGAGAATTGCAGAACAAAAATGGTATGCTAATGCGGATGAAATCGCTGTATTTCTTAATAGCATTAACCCGTATTTACTGGAAGAAGACGTAAGAGAAATGTTCTACCACCACTTAGATTTAACAAAGCAGGAAGCTGTTTATATGATAAACAAGGATTATCAGAAAGACATTGAAGTATATGATAAGATTGAGGAACAAGCAAGGGAAATGGCGGATACCATATCGAAAGCAATGATTAGATTATATCCTAATATGTTTATGAAATAA
- a CDS encoding TrkA C-terminal domain-containing protein, whose translation MGYLFILIYLTIILVVIEINTLLFTFTGLKKHIARFQVISMLTGTGFTTGESELIIDHPIRRRLGAFLILFGAFSLAVIISAISSILSDEFFTMKIGYVAGVLVFFLFVLKVGKVKNRLSDLFERELETNFDIQDLTIKDVFLTEENDYLVEVPLHSTSSMIGGKLIEKLNSEEDINILLIKRGEIIIRKGRLNTELQAGDFILMFGDKEVIRSMFKAELKEHEAEAKGEIDRRNNIQS comes from the coding sequence ATGGGGTATTTATTTATTTTAATATATTTAACCATTATTTTAGTTGTAATAGAAATTAATACCCTCCTATTTACTTTTACAGGACTTAAAAAGCATATTGCCAGATTTCAGGTTATCTCCATGCTTACAGGAACTGGATTTACGACTGGGGAATCAGAACTAATTATTGATCATCCCATACGCAGAAGGCTTGGTGCTTTTTTAATCCTCTTTGGTGCATTTTCATTAGCGGTTATTATTTCTGCAATTAGCAGCATACTGTCAGATGAATTTTTCACTATGAAAATAGGCTATGTCGCAGGAGTATTGGTTTTTTTCCTATTTGTTTTGAAAGTAGGTAAAGTAAAGAACAGACTATCCGACTTATTCGAGCGTGAATTGGAAACAAACTTTGATATTCAAGATTTGACAATAAAAGATGTCTTCCTAACAGAAGAGAATGATTACTTAGTGGAAGTTCCTCTACACAGTACTTCCAGCATGATTGGAGGGAAACTAATAGAAAAATTAAATTCAGAGGAAGACATAAATATTCTATTAATAAAGCGTGGTGAAATCATTATCCGAAAGGGAAGACTAAATACTGAACTTCAAGCTGGAGACTTCATCCTAATGTTCGGTGACAAAGAAGTGATTAGGAGTATGTTTAAAGCGGAACTGAAAGAACATGAAGCGGAGGCGAAGGGCGAAATTGATCGAAGGAATAATATCCAATCCTAA
- a CDS encoding GMC oxidoreductase has translation MRNFTINTLVFHYLIGQPPNSGKAPIGTNLTPPGTPQWGKEFKKQSLFYHNRSLTLVSQKATLPYKNNYLDLDPIYKDENGDQLIRITWDYSDNDREIHAFIQEKQVEIMEKLGATHLLPVLMAEHYAGGLAYQYNGSGVIMGSEHNTSAVNNYLQMWDMENLFVCGASAFPHFGVTNPTTTAAALIYRATEGMIKYLKDGGGLLVEARLNKN, from the coding sequence GTGAGAAACTTTACAATAAACACTTTGGTTTTTCATTATCTTATTGGACAACCGCCTAATAGTGGTAAAGCTCCGATTGGAACGAATTTAACGCCACCTGGTACACCACAATGGGGGAAAGAATTTAAAAAACAATCTTTATTCTATCATAATCGTTCGTTGACATTAGTTAGTCAAAAAGCGACGTTACCGTATAAAAATAACTATCTTGATTTAGACCCGATTTACAAAGATGAAAATGGAGATCAACTAATTCGCATTACGTGGGATTATTCCGATAACGATCGTGAAATTCATGCATTTATTCAAGAAAAGCAAGTTGAAATAATGGAAAAGTTGGGTGCCACACATTTGCTACCAGTTCTTATGGCTGAACATTATGCTGGAGGACTTGCTTATCAGTATAATGGAAGCGGCGTCATTATGGGTTCCGAACATAATACAAGTGCCGTAAACAATTATCTTCAAATGTGGGATATGGAAAACCTATTCGTATGTGGTGCTTCGGCATTCCCTCACTTTGGTGTAACAAACCCAACAACAACAGCTGCAGCACTCATTTACCGCGCAACTGAAGGGATGATTAAATACTTAAAAGATGGTGGCGGCCTGTTAGTTGAAGCAAGATTGAATAAAAACTAG
- a CDS encoding M48 family metallopeptidase, with amino-acid sequence MRKKYGITALLLFGVYALVMYVYIFHSNSGGIPGSLKGTVADPQVFMSEQELYLSEEYSKIKNFLFFVATPFEWLVYIFVLSTGLSRAFEKWNPLRNKWAIVQNGVYLFLLSLFIFIVFFPLDYYRYSLGKSYGVSTQVFASWMRDNVIGFWVDFGMTVVIVSVLYWLIKKSSKKWWLLAWLLMIPYSIFLMFIQPVVIDPLYNDFYPLTNKELETKILTLADQANIPTEHVYEVNMAEKTNALNAYVTGIGSNSRIVLWDTTLNRLSENEILFIMAHEMGHYVEKHIYFGIAEYILTMFLGLWLTAKIMPWIVARFGRSLKIRQINAIHSLPLFLLITSFLLFASSPLSNYISRYQETRADQYAIELVADPSAAVSTFQELTRAGLNEVNPPLLVKWFRYSHPTMLERINKVANEIKSKE; translated from the coding sequence TTGAGGAAAAAATACGGAATTACTGCTCTTTTGTTATTTGGGGTATATGCATTAGTAATGTATGTATATATTTTTCATAGTAATAGTGGGGGGATACCAGGATCTTTGAAAGGTACGGTTGCAGATCCACAGGTTTTTATGTCGGAGCAGGAATTGTACCTTAGTGAGGAGTATTCAAAAATAAAGAATTTCCTCTTTTTTGTAGCTACACCTTTCGAGTGGCTTGTCTATATATTTGTATTATCTACTGGACTTTCTCGAGCATTTGAAAAATGGAATCCTTTGCGAAACAAATGGGCAATAGTGCAAAACGGAGTATATTTATTTTTGCTTTCCCTTTTTATATTTATCGTATTCTTTCCTTTAGACTACTACAGATATTCTTTAGGTAAGAGCTACGGGGTTAGTACCCAGGTTTTCGCTTCCTGGATGCGGGATAATGTAATTGGATTTTGGGTGGACTTCGGAATGACTGTAGTAATTGTGTCCGTTCTTTATTGGTTGATTAAGAAAAGTTCCAAAAAATGGTGGCTACTAGCTTGGCTATTAATGATTCCTTATTCCATCTTCCTTATGTTCATCCAACCAGTAGTAATCGACCCATTGTATAATGATTTTTACCCACTAACCAATAAAGAATTGGAGACGAAAATACTCACTTTAGCCGATCAAGCAAATATTCCAACCGAGCATGTGTATGAAGTGAATATGGCGGAAAAGACAAATGCGCTAAATGCTTATGTTACAGGTATTGGTAGTAATTCCAGAATCGTATTATGGGATACGACGTTAAACCGCTTATCAGAAAATGAAATTCTCTTCATTATGGCTCATGAAATGGGGCACTATGTGGAGAAACATATATATTTCGGAATAGCTGAATATATTTTAACTATGTTTCTGGGGCTCTGGTTAACAGCGAAAATAATGCCTTGGATCGTCGCTAGGTTTGGGCGTAGTTTAAAAATAAGGCAGATAAATGCTATTCACTCGTTACCATTGTTTTTACTAATTACATCCTTTCTATTATTCGCTTCAAGTCCACTTTCAAATTATATTTCTAGATATCAAGAAACAAGGGCTGATCAGTATGCAATAGAGTTAGTCGCAGACCCAAGTGCTGCTGTGAGCACTTTTCAAGAACTTACAAGAGCCGGGTTAAATGAAGTGAATCCTCCACTCCTTGTAAAATGGTTTCGATATTCCCATCCGACAATGCTGGAAAGGATTAATAAAGTAGCCAATGAAATAAAATCTAAAGAGTAA